One Acidobacteriota bacterium genomic window, TTCGGGGGTTCTGGAGAAGCTCCTCGCCGCCGGGATCGAGTACGCCTGCGTCTCCAACGCCGACAATCTGGGCGCGACGATCGACCCCGCGATCCTGGGTTACTTCCGCAACAGCGGGCTGACGATGCTCCTGGAGGCGGCCGACCGGACCGAGTCGGATCAGAAGGGGGGCCACCTCGCGGTCGGCCGGGACGGGCGGTTGCTGCTCCGCGAGATCGCGCAGTGTCCCCCCGAGGATCTGCCGCACCACAGGGATCACCGCCGCCACCGCTTCTTCGGCACGAACACCATCTGGCTGCACCTCCCATCGCTCCGTGACGAACTGGCGTCGCGAGGGGGCGTGCTCGAGCTTCCCCTCATCTGCAACCGCAAGACCGTCGACCCGAGGGATCCCTCTTCGACGCCCGTCTACCAGCTCGAAACGGCGATGGGTACCGCCATCTCCGTATTTCGGAAGACCGGCGCCATTCGGGTCCCGCGATCCCGCTTCGCGCCGGTCAAGACGACGAACGACCTGCTCGGCGTCCGCTCGGATGCGTACGAGCTGACATGCGACTTCCGGGTGGTGCTGGCCCCGACCCGCGACGCCCCGCCCTTCATCGATCTCGACCCGGCGCACTACAAGATGATCGACCAGCTCGAGAGCCGGTTCCCCTGCGGGGAGCCGTCCCTGATCGAGTGCGAGCGGCTGCGCGTGCTGGGCGATGTCCGCTTCGGCCGCGGCGTGCGCCTTCGCGGCAGCGTCACGATCCGTGCCGAAGGCGGCGCGCCGGGCTTCGTCCCGGACGGAGCGCTCATCGAGGGGGACTACGTCTGCGCCGTGTGACTCCCCGGGCCCTCGTCCTCCCCCTCCACAGGGATCTTCTCCGCCCGTCTCCGGGCTTTCCGTCCCTCCAACCCCGCGATACGGCTGTCGATGAGCGCGCGCGCCGCCCGGAGCAACTCCAGCCGGGCCGCGGTGAGATGCCCGCGGACCTCGGGCGGGAGCAAGGCACTGCACCACGCCAACGGATCGACCTCTCCTCCGCCGCGGCAGGTCTCCTCTCCATCGTTGCCGCCGCACGAACAGCATCCCTCTTCCGGCAAGAGAACGAACGGCAGCGGAAAGAGCCACAGCCCGAGTTTCACCCGCGGTCCTCGTGTCTCACTCATCGGCCTTGGCCTCCTCGAAGGTCACCGTCACCGTGCCACCCGAGACCTTCGCACCCACCGGCCGGGCCGCGGCGAAGCGGCGTGGCAGCGTGACATGCTTTCGGAAACCGCCGACATCCAGAACGAGTTCGTGATCGACCTTCGTGATGTCCACGTCCTCCTTGCTGGCAAAAGGCACGCGAACGACGAGCTCCAACCGATCGCCCTCGGCTCGGTAGCGAAGCGGCATGTCCTGGAAATGTACAGCGAGCGGGTCGATGTCCCCGTACAGGCGCGCGGCGAGACGGCGCAGGCCGTCGATGCCGACGACCTCTCCCTCCATCATCTCGACCGTCCAGACCGGGACGGGAGCGAAAAGCTCCCGGATCTCGTCCAGATGTCGGCGCTGCTGCTCCCTCCAGAGATCGAAGAACTTCCCTCCCGCGGCGTGTGGGATCATCTTGTTCACGATGACCGCGTCCGTGAGCAGTCCGTAGAGCGAGAAGTAGGCGAAGGCCCGCTGCGTCTCCTTCACGACCATCTTCTCGGGCAGCGTCACCAGGCGTACCGTGGTGACGCGCGGGTCCTGGATGATCCGCTCCACGCCGGCCAACTGCTTTCCCAGCCTCTCGATCGCGGCGAAGTAGTCGTCCTCGGGCAGCGGCAAGCTCCGATCGACCGCCTTCATCACCGGACGCGCCGCGCGGAAGAGCAGCCGCTCCGCCCGGAAGATCCGCCGCATGTACCAGTCGAGGGCAGTCGGCACCGATATGAACCGAAGCGACTCCCCCGTAGGGGCACAGTCGAGGATGAGAACATCGAACGCGGATTCCCGGTAATACTGGTTGATGTAGAGGAGGAGCGAGACCTCTTCCATACCGGGAAGGATCGCCAACTCGTCGGCCACGACGCCATCGAGGCCGGTCGTGGCGAACAGCAGCGACAGGTAGCTGTAGATCTCGTTCCACCAGCGCTCGATCTCCCGCTGGACGTCCAGTTCCTGGATGAAGAGTCGCGGAGCGACCTGATAGGGCCGGCCACCCTTCCTGTCGAGAAGCCGGCGCTCGACATCGAAGGCGTCCGCCACGCTGTGCGCGCTGTCCAGGGAGAGAACGAGAGTGCGCTTGCCGGACTCGGCTGCCCGGACGCCCGTGGCGCAGCTGATCGACGTCTTACCGACGCCACCTTTTCCGGTGTAGAAGACGACTCGCATTGCTGCCGTCCCGCAGCGGGCCCGGGGGCCGGCGCCATCGACCTGACGCCATGGTAAGACGGGACCCCGGCCCCGGCAATCGGCGCGCTCCGTGCGGGGTCACGGTCGTGCCGAGCCCGGAACGCCCTTGACAGGCGAGCGACTTTCCGGGGACGGCCCGGCGGTGTAAACTACACGTGCGCCCCTGGTCCCGGGCGCGCGGGAGCACATCCTCCTCGCAGGCCCGCGCGAGCTCACGTTCCTCTGCCGAGGTCGGGATGGCGGAGGGACGCGGTTCGAGGCGGTTCGTCCCAGGCTCCCGCAACCTC contains:
- a CDS encoding ArsA family ATPase codes for the protein MRVVFYTGKGGVGKTSISCATGVRAAESGKRTLVLSLDSAHSVADAFDVERRLLDRKGGRPYQVAPRLFIQELDVQREIERWWNEIYSYLSLLFATTGLDGVVADELAILPGMEEVSLLLYINQYYRESAFDVLILDCAPTGESLRFISVPTALDWYMRRIFRAERLLFRAARPVMKAVDRSLPLPEDDYFAAIERLGKQLAGVERIIQDPRVTTVRLVTLPEKMVVKETQRAFAYFSLYGLLTDAVIVNKMIPHAAGGKFFDLWREQQRRHLDEIRELFAPVPVWTVEMMEGEVVGIDGLRRLAARLYGDIDPLAVHFQDMPLRYRAEGDRLELVVRVPFASKEDVDITKVDHELVLDVGGFRKHVTLPRRFAAARPVGAKVSGGTVTVTFEEAKADE
- a CDS encoding UTP--glucose-1-phosphate uridylyltransferase — translated: MRAAGLPELAIKIFQRHYERLLSGERGFIPEQEIRPVSELPDAEALGDAEADAGREVLPRTVTIKLNGGLGTSMGLERAKSLLRVKGELTFLDIIARQALSAGYALLLMNSPHTRGDSLESLARYRGLVRHGLPLDFQQHVVPKVAVDDLSPVRWPSDPRLEWCPPGHGDIYAALQTSGVLEKLLAAGIEYACVSNADNLGATIDPAILGYFRNSGLTMLLEAADRTESDQKGGHLAVGRDGRLLLREIAQCPPEDLPHHRDHRRHRFFGTNTIWLHLPSLRDELASRGGVLELPLICNRKTVDPRDPSSTPVYQLETAMGTAISVFRKTGAIRVPRSRFAPVKTTNDLLGVRSDAYELTCDFRVVLAPTRDAPPFIDLDPAHYKMIDQLESRFPCGEPSLIECERLRVLGDVRFGRGVRLRGSVTIRAEGGAPGFVPDGALIEGDYVCAV